A DNA window from Candidatus Sulfidibacterium hydrothermale contains the following coding sequences:
- a CDS encoding TonB-dependent receptor yields MKKIYFQLFFLVLFTLTGMTVSGQNTGMIKGTVTDANTGKPLARVEVYIHHLKLGGVSDSKGHYVIKNVPAGRHAVEAKLLGYFPKHFEDVKVKAGEVTTLNIKMEMTSITFDEVEISATKIPQTVRTVSSPVYVIDKKSIDLTTERRNVGEAMLSIPGVFTEDRRHGESNVISFRGVGLHTYITRGILVLVDGVPITEASGRTLFEGVDMDHAEKIEVLKGPVSALYGPNGITGVINIIEKSPEEGFHGDINGSYGSYNFQKFSGDVNGGKGNFRYLAKAGYYHTDGYQDRTEYTSGRAGIKLIQDFGKMGKLQFTGDYTKDTSQSGGPLDSIQFVERSRVATRKFTGWTNEIYRFNLHYDKQFGEKSDLFVNSYFSGRNTTGHYLDTKWGEDNVRMYGGEVRYKLVSKISSAKNYFVVGTSFDRQTDDNHTYSRDGETGVIGSLIWAGKSTYDMLGIYAEDRVSLFQERLDLTFGLRFDYIGYDWEDNFHTGDDNTSGTSSLTNFSPKFGFAYNPLENLTVFGNISRGFNPPQISQLFTSTYVIPNPDLKPEYLTNYEIGVRGNLWKNAIHYQVSVFRMDFTDQIVSDGYPATYINIGNTRHDGVEVSLRYHYKRKFTAFLAYSYLNATFIDNPDTTLIGNQLRKTPHNMFSAGATYAFDFGLSFTVDYQFIDAYYMDNYDHFKYPGHSLVNAKVNYRYKKFTASLAVNNIFDVNYATWAYAGKRYDYVTHQTVWYQYYSPGWPVNYVLSVGYHF; encoded by the coding sequence ATGAAAAAGATTTACTTTCAGTTATTTTTTCTTGTCTTGTTTACGCTGACAGGGATGACAGTGTCTGGCCAGAATACAGGCATGATCAAAGGGACGGTAACTGATGCCAATACCGGCAAACCGCTTGCCCGTGTGGAAGTTTATATCCATCATCTGAAACTGGGAGGCGTGAGTGATAGTAAAGGTCATTATGTAATTAAAAATGTTCCGGCCGGAAGACATGCTGTAGAAGCTAAATTATTGGGTTATTTTCCGAAACATTTTGAAGATGTAAAAGTGAAAGCCGGCGAAGTGACCACTTTGAATATTAAAATGGAAATGACTTCCATTACTTTTGATGAAGTGGAGATCTCCGCTACAAAAATTCCACAAACGGTAAGAACCGTCAGTTCTCCGGTGTATGTGATCGATAAAAAATCAATTGATCTGACCACGGAGCGCCGGAATGTGGGGGAAGCCATGTTGTCTATTCCCGGTGTGTTTACTGAAGACCGGCGTCATGGTGAATCCAACGTGATTAGTTTCCGTGGTGTGGGATTGCATACATATATCACCCGGGGTATTTTGGTTTTGGTGGACGGTGTTCCTATTACCGAAGCCTCAGGACGAACCTTGTTTGAAGGGGTGGATATGGATCATGCCGAAAAAATTGAAGTGTTAAAAGGACCGGTTTCGGCATTGTATGGACCAAATGGAATTACCGGTGTGATCAATATCATTGAAAAAAGTCCGGAAGAAGGGTTTCATGGAGATATTAACGGGTCTTACGGCTCTTATAATTTTCAGAAATTTAGCGGGGATGTAAATGGGGGTAAAGGAAATTTCCGCTACCTTGCCAAAGCCGGTTACTACCATACCGATGGCTACCAGGATCGTACCGAATATACCTCCGGAAGAGCCGGTATTAAATTGATTCAGGACTTTGGGAAAATGGGCAAATTACAATTTACCGGTGATTATACTAAAGATACATCCCAGAGTGGTGGTCCGTTAGATAGTATTCAGTTTGTGGAAAGATCACGCGTAGCTACCCGGAAATTTACCGGATGGACCAATGAAATTTATCGCTTCAACCTTCATTATGATAAACAATTTGGAGAAAAAAGTGATCTTTTCGTTAATAGTTATTTTAGTGGCAGAAATACCACCGGACACTACCTTGATACCAAATGGGGAGAAGATAATGTGAGAATGTATGGTGGAGAAGTTCGCTATAAACTGGTTTCTAAAATTTCGAGTGCCAAAAATTATTTTGTTGTAGGTACCAGTTTCGACCGGCAAACCGATGATAACCATACTTATTCCCGTGATGGTGAAACAGGGGTTATCGGTAGCTTGATTTGGGCCGGAAAAAGTACTTATGACATGCTGGGAATTTATGCCGAAGACCGGGTAAGCCTGTTTCAGGAACGCCTCGACCTGACTTTTGGTCTGCGGTTTGACTATATTGGTTATGACTGGGAAGATAATTTCCATACCGGAGATGATAATACCAGCGGAACTTCCAGCTTAACCAACTTTAGTCCGAAATTCGGATTTGCCTACAATCCGCTTGAAAATCTGACGGTATTTGGAAATATTTCAAGAGGATTTAATCCGCCTCAGATTTCACAGCTTTTTACCAGTACTTACGTGATCCCGAATCCTGATTTGAAACCAGAATATCTGACGAATTATGAAATTGGTGTCCGGGGAAATTTGTGGAAAAATGCGATCCATTATCAGGTTTCCGTATTCCGGATGGATTTTACCGATCAGATTGTTTCGGATGGTTATCCGGCTACTTATATCAATATCGGAAATACTCGTCATGATGGGGTGGAAGTGTCGCTCCGGTATCATTACAAGAGAAAGTTCACGGCTTTTCTGGCTTATTCTTATCTGAATGCTACTTTTATAGACAATCCGGATACTACGCTTATCGGAAACCAGCTCCGGAAAACGCCGCACAATATGTTTTCGGCCGGAGCAACGTATGCCTTTGATTTTGGCTTGAGTTTTACGGTTGATTATCAGTTTATTGACGCATATTACATGGATAACTATGACCATTTTAAATATCCTGGCCATTCTCTTGTGAATGCAAAAGTAAATTACCGTTATAAGAAATTTACAGCTTCACTGGCAGTGAATAATATTTTTGATGTGAATTATGCTACCTGGGCGTATGCCGGTAAACGATACGATTATGTTACCCACCAAACGGTTTGGTATCAGTATTATTCACCAGGTTGGCCTGTTAATTATGTCTTATCTGTCGGATATCATTTTTAA
- a CDS encoding double-cubane-cluster-containing anaerobic reductase — MQHTVSKDRYERMRKTGSIHYSMEIKRNLAEMVDKFPDNPQGMNYFYDRYEKFLSGDDTSYQGKKVVASMCIHVPLELIYAVGAVPVRICSGAYSMDQIGTEFLPAKTCPMVKSTLGAIYLDILPGNIDPVLIVNPATCDQKKKMGEMGDELGKPLYLLEVPPTKDTEEARRYWHRVIKKFVKKLESVTGNKITRRSLKRAIKMVAKAQAEYRRFNQIRKTAPVIYGKDAILVTNAYFFDDIERWTQKLSELNDELEKRIEQKVYVGKAHSPRILLTGSPSIFPNVKLPVLIEELGGVVVYEEFCSTSRMIWDTVAVDEWFLYDMIPAVADRYLKPSTCPNFSPNDDRKRKIAKGIEDFKVDGVIYQTFTGCQLYDMESRTVGNFVESLGVSTLFIESDYNPDDFGQLTTRLEAFLDSLKNKK, encoded by the coding sequence ATGCAACATACTGTGAGTAAAGACCGGTACGAGCGGATGAGAAAAACAGGGAGTATTCATTACTCCATGGAAATTAAGCGAAACCTTGCGGAGATGGTGGATAAATTTCCCGATAACCCGCAAGGAATGAATTATTTCTACGATCGTTACGAAAAGTTTCTCAGTGGTGATGATACTTCTTATCAGGGAAAAAAGGTGGTGGCTTCCATGTGTATTCATGTTCCGCTCGAATTGATTTACGCCGTGGGAGCAGTGCCGGTGCGTATTTGCTCCGGCGCTTATTCGATGGACCAGATTGGAACCGAGTTTTTGCCGGCGAAAACCTGTCCGATGGTAAAATCAACTTTAGGGGCCATCTATCTTGATATTTTACCCGGTAATATTGACCCTGTTCTCATTGTAAATCCGGCTACCTGCGACCAAAAGAAAAAAATGGGCGAAATGGGGGATGAACTGGGTAAACCACTTTATCTGCTTGAAGTTCCCCCTACTAAAGATACGGAAGAAGCCCGCCGTTACTGGCACCGGGTGATTAAAAAATTTGTAAAAAAACTGGAATCGGTTACCGGAAATAAAATTACACGCCGGAGCCTGAAAAGAGCCATTAAAATGGTGGCGAAAGCACAAGCCGAATATCGCCGGTTTAATCAAATCAGAAAAACAGCCCCGGTTATTTACGGTAAAGATGCCATTCTGGTGACCAATGCCTATTTTTTTGATGATATTGAGCGGTGGACACAAAAATTATCAGAACTCAACGATGAGCTTGAAAAACGGATAGAACAAAAAGTTTATGTCGGAAAGGCCCATTCTCCCCGTATTCTTTTAACGGGTTCGCCCAGCATTTTCCCCAATGTAAAACTTCCTGTTTTAATTGAAGAACTGGGTGGAGTGGTGGTTTATGAAGAGTTTTGTTCTACCAGCCGGATGATTTGGGATACCGTGGCGGTGGACGAATGGTTTTTGTATGATATGATTCCTGCCGTAGCCGACAGGTACCTGAAACCCAGTACTTGCCCTAATTTTAGTCCGAACGACGACAGAAAAAGAAAAATTGCCAAAGGAATTGAAGATTTTAAAGTGGACGGGGTAATTTATCAGACTTTTACCGGTTGTCAGTTGTACGATATGGAATCGCGGACGGTAGGAAATTTTGTAGAGAGTCTGGGGGTATCTACCCTGTTTATTGAATCGGATTACAATCCGGATGACTTCGGGCAGCTTACCACCCGCCTGGAAGCGTTTCTTGATTCATTGAAAAATAAAAAATAG
- a CDS encoding 4Fe-4S binding protein has product MKTKISKIRRWVNNGNVSRFRFWIQIIAFILFVYGSYFLIQVGQNLPTFACPYNPGSPGTCFLMSVQHRMHTSFSALFSWRGVGFLTSLLSFVLFFIIFNKAWCGFLCPLGTIQDWITMLRKRLGIRGGQYDEKSFKKLSWIKYVLLALLFLIPLAISNSFFGLPKLSHDLHTPFCQICPARIILPLFSGDTSQLSINFSSTVTIVMSSLAIIILALFFVGSFVKKRFFCFFCPMSALQYLFSKIGILRLTKVGDKCTRCGNCSRVCDMGILSIAEDITSVNVVTDNCMMCFKCVEACPEEDCLNVKVLNFKIFTSTEEGFFKRYNPAGDSKELPSEQSKK; this is encoded by the coding sequence ATGAAAACGAAAATAAGTAAAATCAGAAGGTGGGTAAACAATGGTAATGTATCCCGGTTTCGTTTCTGGATACAGATTATCGCATTTATTTTGTTTGTTTATGGCAGTTATTTTCTCATACAGGTAGGGCAAAATCTTCCCACTTTTGCCTGTCCGTACAATCCGGGCAGTCCCGGAACCTGTTTTCTGATGTCTGTTCAGCACCGGATGCATACCTCTTTTTCGGCGCTATTCAGCTGGCGGGGTGTGGGATTCTTAACTTCGTTGCTCTCCTTTGTCTTGTTCTTTATTATTTTTAATAAAGCCTGGTGTGGATTTCTTTGTCCGTTGGGAACCATCCAGGATTGGATCACTATGCTTCGTAAACGTTTGGGAATCAGAGGTGGACAGTATGATGAGAAAAGTTTTAAAAAGCTTAGCTGGATAAAATATGTTTTATTGGCCTTGCTTTTCCTTATTCCCCTGGCAATTTCCAACTCGTTTTTTGGCTTGCCCAAACTTTCGCATGATTTACATACGCCGTTTTGTCAAATTTGTCCGGCACGGATTATTTTGCCGCTTTTTTCGGGGGACACATCCCAGTTGAGTATTAATTTTTCCAGTACGGTAACCATTGTGATGTCGTCGCTTGCCATTATTATTTTGGCACTGTTTTTTGTGGGGTCGTTTGTAAAAAAACGTTTCTTTTGTTTTTTCTGTCCCATGAGTGCGCTGCAATACCTGTTTTCTAAGATCGGGATTTTGCGTTTGACGAAAGTGGGGGATAAATGTACCCGCTGCGGAAACTGCTCACGGGTTTGCGATATGGGTATTTTATCCATTGCAGAAGATATTACCAGTGTGAATGTGGTGACCGATAATTGTATGATGTGTTTTAAATGCGTGGAAGCTTGTCCGGAAGAGGATTGCCTGAACGTAAAAGTATTGAATTTTAAAATTTTCACATCTACAGAAGAAGGCTTTTTTAAACGTTATAATCCGGCCGGCGATTCCAAAGAACTGCCGTCGGAGCAATCAAAAAAATAA
- the nosD gene encoding nitrous oxide reductase family maturation protein NosD: MKAKPEGKRSRMAYRNLSGFAFYASLLMAFLIFGWPANGRGQTEQPVYGTLTQYDLTTTGYDSIPLQPIIDNAEPGQHILLKPAVYTGPVEISTDGLVIDGQGKAIIDGLGKTSVIFINADSVTVKNVVIRHSGGSFDKLDSGVRLKGDYNVIENCRIEDVLFGVDIWQCNHNRIIHNEITSLLHRPKAIKGDAIRLWYSKFNIIRGNYWHHVRDMVVWYSAENLFQGNKGIGNRYGIHFMYSHNNRIQNNVLINNSVGVFLMYSERTIMTGNLIKDNHIGSGMALGMKETSSNQILNNRFIYCTEGIHVDVSPYVLEQKNTIEHNEIAFCGTAIYFHTNQEGNLFKHNYFHNNLTQVYPEVTTARFNVWDNNYWDDYQGFDRNDDNIGDIPYILLSYSGHLWDFDRYMRFFYGAPILAVLDFLNRLAPFSKPKFVLEDKKPVFRWPKNDTFTPVR, encoded by the coding sequence ATGAAAGCAAAACCGGAAGGAAAACGAAGCAGAATGGCTTATCGGAATCTTTCCGGTTTTGCTTTTTATGCTTCTTTGCTGATGGCCTTTTTGATTTTCGGATGGCCGGCAAATGGACGGGGACAGACCGAACAACCGGTTTACGGAACCCTTACGCAGTATGACCTGACGACCACCGGTTACGATTCTATTCCGTTGCAACCGATTATTGATAATGCGGAGCCGGGACAGCACATCCTGTTGAAACCGGCAGTTTATACCGGACCGGTAGAGATTTCAACCGACGGGCTGGTAATTGACGGCCAGGGAAAAGCAATAATCGACGGCTTGGGGAAAACTTCGGTGATTTTTATTAATGCGGATAGTGTAACCGTTAAAAATGTTGTAATCCGGCATTCTGGCGGATCTTTTGATAAGCTGGATTCCGGTGTTCGTTTGAAAGGGGATTATAATGTTATTGAAAATTGCCGTATCGAAGATGTTTTGTTTGGTGTAGATATCTGGCAGTGTAATCATAACCGGATCATTCACAACGAAATCACTTCTCTGTTGCACCGGCCTAAAGCCATTAAAGGCGATGCTATCCGGTTGTGGTATTCCAAATTTAATATCATTCGTGGAAATTATTGGCATCATGTGCGTGACATGGTGGTTTGGTACTCGGCAGAGAATCTTTTTCAGGGAAATAAAGGAATCGGAAACCGTTATGGAATCCATTTTATGTATTCGCACAATAACCGGATACAAAATAATGTACTTATTAACAACTCGGTAGGAGTTTTCCTGATGTACAGCGAACGCACCATTATGACCGGAAATCTGATCAAAGACAATCACATTGGGAGTGGCATGGCGCTGGGGATGAAAGAAACCTCCTCCAACCAGATCCTGAATAACCGGTTTATTTATTGTACCGAAGGTATCCATGTAGATGTGTCGCCTTACGTGCTGGAACAAAAAAATACCATTGAACATAATGAGATTGCTTTTTGTGGTACGGCCATCTATTTCCATACCAATCAGGAGGGCAATCTTTTTAAGCACAACTATTTTCATAATAACTTAACCCAGGTTTATCCAGAGGTAACAACGGCCCGTTTTAATGTGTGGGATAATAATTATTGGGATGATTATCAGGGATTTGACCGTAATGATGATAACATAGGAGATATTCCGTACATTTTGCTTTCTTATTCTGGCCATTTATGGGATTTTGACCGGTATATGCGGTTCTTCTATGGTGCCCCGATTTTGGCTGTATTGGACTTTTTAAACCGGCTGGCTCCCTTTTCCAAACCTAAATTTGTACTGGAAGACAAAAAACCGGTGTTTCGATGGCCAAAAAATGATACGTTTACACCCGTGCGGTAA